One genomic window of Medicago truncatula cultivar Jemalong A17 chromosome 1, MtrunA17r5.0-ANR, whole genome shotgun sequence includes the following:
- the LOC11408724 gene encoding putative UDP-glucuronate:xylan alpha-glucuronosyltransferase 4 translates to MASKPPSITFLILMFFSITLTLFVLSMKPKSVTNNIFQLDKRKPPWFNVIEKNIDNKRIKVGVVNINPRLKFDDIGIYEQLNALYPHVETLSIDFDHADESLKWKDLFPTWIDEDEKYGHPKCIDLPMPIWESYRDVNVVVARVPCEKGIKDVFRLQVNLVVANLVVESGWVMKLDSYQPVYVVFIGTCSPTIEIFRCDDLLFHESGEYWVYKPDLVSLRHKMLMPVGTCQLAPGYAEKGKEVWRGNYISQSATILKYYTIHVPNLAYVTVLHSSEAYVCGAIALAQSILGNNDNNYYTIDLLLLADDSIGHESIKGLKSAGWKIKHIQRILNPFAKKGTYNEWNYSKLRIWQLTMYDKIIFLDSDLLVLKNIDHFFAYPQLSAAPNDLTLFNSGLMVIEPSMCMFEELMNKTLKVKPYNGGDQGFLNEVFTWWHRLPTKVNYLKSFEGNNNNEIIHEDLYVMHYLGLKPWMCYRDYDCNWDMRELHVFASDLAHKMWWKVYDTMPQKLQAYCRLTQKMDERILQRRKRARNANLSDGHWKIKVKDPRRKRYNNVNFRI, encoded by the exons ATGGCCTCTAAACCCCCTTCTATTACTTTTCTCATTCTCATGTTTTTCTCAATAACCCTCACACTCTTTGTACTTTCAATGAAGCCCAAAAGTGTCACCAACAACATATTCCAATTGGACAAAAGAAAGCCACCTTGGTTTAATGTCATAGAAAAAAACATTGATAACAAGAGGATTAAGGTAGGTGTAGTTAATATTAATCCAAGATTGAAATTTGATGATATTGGTATTTATGAACAACTAAATGCACTTTATCCACATGTAGAAACGTTGTCTATTGATTTTGATCATGCTGATGAGAGTTTGAAATGGAAAGACTTATTCCCAACATGGATTGATGAAGATGAGAAATATGGCCATCCAAAGTGCATTGATTTGCCAATGCCAATTTGGGAGAGTTATAGAGATGTGAATGTGGTAGTTGCAAGAGTTCCATGTGAGAAAGGGATTAAGGATGTTTTCAGGTTACAAGTTAATTTGGTGGTGGCTAATTTGGTAGTGGAAAGTGGATGGGTGATGAAGTTGGATTCTTATCAACCTGTTTATGTTGTGTTTATTGGTACATGCAGTCCTACGATAGAAATTTTCAGATGTGATGATTTATTGTTTCATGAATCAGGTGAGTATTGGGTGTATAAACCTGACTTGGTGAGCCTTAGACACAAAATGCTTATGCCTGTTGGTACTTGTCAGCTTGCTCCAGGTTATGCTGAAAAAG GTAAAGAGGTATGGAGAGGCAATTATATATCACAATCAGCAACAATATTGAAATACTACACCATACATGTCCCAAATCTAGCTTATGTGACAGTCCTTCACTCATCAGAAGCTTATGTTTGCGGCGCAATAGCTCTAGCACAAAGCATCCTCGGAAACAATGATAACAACTACTACACAATAGACCTCCTCCTCCTTGCCGATGACTCAATTGGCCACGAGTCCATAAAGGGTCTAAAATCCGCAGGATGGAAGATCAAACACATTCAACGTATCTTAAATCCATTTGCGAAAAAAGGTACATATAACGAGTGGAACTATAGTAAGCTACGAATATGGCAACTCACAATGTATGACAAAATCATCTTCCTAGATTCTGATCTTCTAGTActaaaaaatattgatcattTCTTTGCATACCCTCAATTATCGGCTGCTCCTAACGACTTGACACTTTTTAATTCGGGGTTGATGGTCATTGAACCTTCCATGTGCATGTTTGAGGAGTTGATGAACAAGACTTTGAAGGTGAAACCTTATAATGGAGGTGACCAAGGTTTTTTGAACGAGGTATTCACTTGGTGGCATAGGTTGCCAACAAaggttaattatttaaaaagttttgaaggaaataataataatgagattATTCATGAGGATTTATATGTGATGCATTACTTGGGTTTGAAGCCATGGATGTGTTATAGAGATTATGATTGTAATTGGGACATGAGAGAATTACATGTTTTTGCGAGTGATTTGGCTCACAAAATGTGGTGGAAGGTTTATGATACTATGCCACAAAAGTTGCAAGCATATTGTCGGCTTACACAAAAGATGGATGAGAGGATATTGCAACGTAGAAAAAGAGCAAGAAATGCTAATTTGAGTGATGGGCATTGGAAGATTAAGGTTAAGGATCCTAGAAGAAAGCGTTATAATAATGTGAATTTTAGAATTTAG